A section of the Desulfuromonas acetoxidans DSM 684 genome encodes:
- a CDS encoding P-II family nitrogen regulator: protein MKKVEAIIKPFKLDEVKESLSEIGIQGITVSEVKGFGRQKGHTELYRGAEYVVDFIPKIKMEIIVSDDIVAKVIDQIAEAAKTGRIGDGKIFVTPVEEVVRIRTGETGDDAL from the coding sequence ATGAAAAAAGTGGAAGCCATAATCAAGCCGTTCAAGCTTGATGAAGTTAAGGAATCTTTGAGTGAAATCGGGATTCAGGGGATTACTGTCAGTGAAGTCAAAGGTTTCGGTCGTCAAAAAGGACATACCGAGCTGTACCGCGGCGCTGAATATGTTGTCGATTTTATCCCCAAAATCAAAATGGAAATTATCGTTTCCGATGATATTGTTGCCAAAGTTATTGATCAGATTGCTGAAGCGGCCAAAACTGGTCGGATTGGTGATGGCAAGATTTTTGTGACACCGGTTGAGGAAGTTGTTCGTATCCGTACCGGCGAAACAGGTGATGATGCGTTATAA